One Eriocheir sinensis breed Jianghai 21 chromosome 32, ASM2467909v1, whole genome shotgun sequence genomic region harbors:
- the LOC127006219 gene encoding peptidyl-prolyl cis-trans isomerase FKBP2-like, with protein MIGRPASVDVRARGGVHTVAVLPPSHRMRLEAVAAVVVVVLAVSCVAEEEKKKEKVKKLQIGVKKRVDNCTLKSRRGDLLHMHYAGKLEDGTEFDSSYPRGQPLTFTLGSGQVIRGWDQGLIGMCEGEKRKLVIPSDLGYGASGAPPKIPPHATLVFEVELLKIERKEEL; from the exons ATGATCGGCCGCCCCGCCAGTGTTGACGTGCGGGCGAGGGGCGGCGTGCACACCGTggctgtcctccctccctcccacag GATGCGACTAGaggctgtggcggcggtggtggtggtggtgctggcggtgagctgtgtggcggaggaggagaagaagaaggagaaggtgaagaagctGCAGATCGGCGTCAAGAAGAGGGTTGACAACTGCACCCTGAAGAGCCGACGGGGTGACCTTCTGCACATGCACTATGCT GGCAAGCTGGAGGACGGGACGGAGTTTGACAGCAGTTACCCGCGAGGACAGCCGCTGACCTTCACGCTGGGGTCTGGTCAGGTCATCCGTGGCTGGGACCAGGGACTTATAGG gatgtgtgagggagaaaagaggaagttaGTCATCCCATCAGACCTGGGCTACGGAGCATCAGGCGCCCCACCAAAGATACCCCCCCATGCCACCCTGGTCTTTGAGGTGGAGCTGCTCAAGATCGAACGCAAGGAGGAGCTCTGA
- the LOC127006440 gene encoding probable histone deacetylase 1-B, with amino-acid sequence MSTAPHSRKKVCYYYDSDIGNYYYGQGHPMKPHRIRMTHNLLLNYGLYRKMEIYRPHKATQDEMTKFHSDDYIRFIRSIRPDNMNEYNKQMQKFNVGEDCPVFDGLYEFCQLSSGGSIAGAVKLNKQACDIAVNWAGGLHHAKKSEASGFCYVNDIVLAILELLKYHQRVLYIDIDIHHGDGVEEAFYTTDRVMTVSFHKYGEYFPGTGDLRDIGAGKGKYYAVNFPLRDGIDDESYESIFVPILTKVMETYQPSAIVLQCGADSLSGDRLGCFNLTLKGHAKCVEFVKKYNLPLLLLGGGGYTIRNVARCWTYETAVALSTDIANELPYNDYFEYFGPDFKLHISPSNMANQNTPEYLDKIKTRLFENLRMLPHAPGVQSIAIPEDGLAEESEEEDKVSPDERISIRASDKRIAPDNEYSDSEDEGEGGRRDERSFKPKKKTKTSTEEPPSTNNGAEESGGGGGGVVGKKEVVVGGGGAGGAGVKEEKASSGGGGGGGGGGVTGQTETKVDS; translated from the exons ATGTCCACCGCGCCGCACAGCAGGAAGAAAGTCTGCTACTACTACGACA GTGACATCGGCAACTACTACTATGGGCAGGGCCACCCCATGAAGCCACACCGCATACGCATGACCCACAACCTGCTTCTCAACTATGGGCTCTACCGCAAGATGGAAATTTAC CGTCCACACAAGGCCACGCAGGATGAGATGACCAAGTTCCACAGCGACGACTACATCCGTTTCATCCGCTCCATCCGGCCGGACAACATGAATGAGTACAACAAACAGATGCAGAAGT TCAACGTGGGCGAGGACTGTCCAGTGTTCGACGGCCTCTATGAGTTCTGCCAGCTGTCCTCGGGCGGCTCCATCGCTGGCGCCGTCAAGCTTAACAAACAGGCCTGTGATATCGCCGTCAACTGGGCTGGCGGACTTCACCATGccaagaag AGCGAGGCGTCAGGGTTCTGCTACGTGAACGACATTGTCCTGGCCATCTTGGAGTTGTTGAAGTACCACCAGCGCGTCCTCTACATTGATATCGACATCCACCACGGCGACGGGGTGGAGGAGGCCTTCTACACCACCGACCGCGTCATGACCGTGTCCTTCCACAAGTATGGCGAGTACTTCCCGGGCACTGGCGACCTCAGG GACATCGGAGCGGGGAAGGGCAAGTACTACGCCGTCAACTTCCCGCTGCGTGACGGCATCGACGACGAGAGTTACGAGAGCATCTTCGTCCCCATACTGAccaag GTGATGGAGACCTACCAGCCGTCAGCCATCGTTCTGCAGTGCGGCGCTGACTCTCTCTCAGGGGACAGACTCGGCTGCTTCAACTTGACTCTCAAAG GACATGCAAAGTGCGTTGAGTTCGTCAAGAAATACAACCTTCCACTGCTGCTCCTCGGCGGTGGCGGCTACACCATCCGCAATGTGGCGCGCTGCTGGACCTACGAAACCGCCGTCGCCCTTAGCACGGACATCGCCAACGAGCTGCCCTACAACGACTACTTTGAGTACTTCGGGCCGGACTTCAAGCTCCACATCAGCCCCTCCAACATGGCCAACCAGAACACCCCAGAGTACCTGGACAAGATCAAGACCCGGCTCTTCGAAAACCTCCGTATGCTGCCCCACGCGCCGGGAGTCCAGAGCATAG CCATACCAGAGGACGGGCTTGCcgaggagagcgaggaggaggacaaggtcaGCCCAGACGAACGCATCTCCATCCGGGCGTCCGACAAGAGGATCGCGCCGGACAATGAATACTCAGACTCCGAGGATGAGGGCGAGGGCGGACGGCGCGATGAGAGGTCCTTCAAACCCAAGAAGAAGACCAAAACGTCCACCGAAGAGCCGCCTTCAACCAACAACGGGGCGGAGGAgtctggtggtggcggcggcggtgtggtgggcaagaaggaggtggtggtgggtggtggaggtgctggtggcgcTGGTGTCAAGGAGGAGAAggctagtagtggtggtggcggcggcggtggtggtggtggtgtgacaggACAGACTGAGACGAAGGTTGATTCATGA